In Xenorhabdus poinarii G6, the following are encoded in one genomic region:
- a CDS encoding DUF485 domain-containing protein, whose product MSDDIYQKIENNPRFKALVKKRGRFAWLLSIMMLVLYVGFIFLIAFVPEWLGTQLHENTTITLGIPVGIGIIFISFLLTGIYVVRANGEFDRLTSTLLNEVGK is encoded by the coding sequence ATGAGTGATGACATTTATCAAAAGATTGAAAATAATCCCCGCTTTAAGGCGTTAGTGAAGAAGCGAGGGCGTTTTGCCTGGCTATTGTCCATCATGATGTTAGTGCTTTATGTTGGTTTTATTTTCCTGATTGCTTTTGTTCCTGAATGGCTTGGAACACAACTTCATGAAAACACCACGATCACGCTGGGAATCCCTGTTGGGATCGGGATCATTTTTATTTCTTTCCTATTAACAGGCATTTATGTAGTGAGGGCGAATGGTGAATTTGATCGTCTGACGTCAACGCTTCTTAATGAGGTGGGAAAATGA
- the acs gene encoding acetate--CoA ligase — protein sequence MTHIIKHLIPTDIADTALINKQQYLQDYQWSLQDPEGFWREKGKIVDWIRPYTKVKNTAFDPGHINIRWFEDGTLNLSANCLDRHLQERGDQTAIIWEGDNPTESRHVTYRELHHDVCQFTNVLKKLGVKKGDVVAIYMPMVPEAAVAMLACTRLGAIHSVIFGGFSPDAIAGRVIDSNSKLIITADEGLRAGRTIPLKKNVDEALSNPDITSVTNVVVFRRTGNISSWNNDRDLWWHELVESVGAECPVEEMNAEDPLFILYTSGSTGKPKGVLHTTGGYLVYASLTFKYTFDYRPGEIYWCTADIGWVTGHSYLLYGPLSCGATTLMFEGVPNYPDVNRLCQVVDKHKVNILYTAPTAIRALMAEGDKAIEGTKRTSLRIMGSVGEPINPEAWEWYYQKIGNSKCPIVDTWWQTETGGFMITPLPGATDLKAGSATLPFFGVTPALVDNSGEILEGECEGNLVITDSWPAQARTLYGDHERFEQTYFSTFKGMYFSGDGARRDEDGYYWITGRVDDVLNISGHRLGTAEIESALVSYPKIAEAAVVGIPHHIKGQAIYAYVTLIHGEEPSPELYTEVRNWVRKEIGPIATPDILHWTDSLPKTRSGKIMRRILRKIASGDTSNLGDTSTLADPGVVEKLLEEKQSINMP from the coding sequence ATGACTCACATAATTAAGCATCTTATTCCCACTGATATTGCAGATACGGCCCTGATAAACAAACAACAGTACCTACAAGATTACCAATGGTCATTACAAGACCCCGAAGGATTCTGGAGGGAAAAAGGCAAAATAGTTGATTGGATCAGACCCTATACCAAGGTCAAAAATACCGCTTTCGATCCTGGGCATATCAACATCCGCTGGTTTGAAGATGGTACTCTTAACTTAAGTGCCAACTGTCTTGATCGCCATTTGCAAGAGCGTGGTGATCAAACTGCCATTATATGGGAGGGCGATAATCCGACAGAATCCCGACATGTTACGTATCGCGAATTACATCATGACGTCTGCCAATTCACGAATGTGCTGAAAAAACTGGGGGTTAAAAAAGGCGATGTCGTTGCTATCTATATGCCAATGGTGCCAGAAGCGGCCGTTGCAATGTTGGCCTGTACTCGTCTTGGCGCAATCCATTCCGTGATCTTTGGTGGCTTCTCTCCAGATGCTATTGCCGGCAGAGTGATTGATTCAAATAGCAAACTCATTATTACTGCGGATGAAGGTTTGCGGGCCGGTCGGACAATTCCATTGAAAAAAAATGTCGATGAGGCTCTGAGTAATCCAGATATTACTAGCGTGACAAATGTAGTTGTTTTCAGGCGAACCGGAAATATCAGTAGCTGGAATAATGACCGTGACTTATGGTGGCACGAATTGGTAGAAAGTGTGGGTGCCGAATGCCCGGTTGAAGAGATGAATGCCGAAGATCCATTATTCATTCTTTATACTTCAGGCTCTACCGGTAAACCTAAAGGCGTTCTGCATACGACTGGTGGTTATTTGGTCTACGCATCTTTAACGTTCAAATACACATTTGATTATCGCCCCGGAGAAATTTATTGGTGTACCGCCGATATAGGTTGGGTCACCGGGCATAGTTATCTGCTCTATGGGCCACTATCCTGTGGTGCCACGACCTTAATGTTTGAAGGTGTACCTAATTACCCCGATGTCAATCGTCTCTGTCAGGTGGTCGACAAGCACAAAGTGAACATTCTCTATACTGCACCAACCGCTATCAGGGCATTAATGGCCGAAGGTGATAAGGCAATAGAAGGAACTAAACGCACATCATTACGCATTATGGGTTCTGTTGGTGAGCCCATTAATCCAGAAGCATGGGAATGGTATTACCAAAAAATAGGTAATAGTAAATGCCCTATCGTAGATACCTGGTGGCAAACGGAAACGGGTGGATTCATGATTACGCCATTACCGGGAGCGACCGATCTCAAAGCAGGTTCTGCCACACTACCATTTTTTGGTGTCACTCCCGCATTGGTCGATAATTCAGGTGAAATTTTAGAGGGAGAGTGTGAAGGCAACCTTGTTATCACGGATTCCTGGCCAGCGCAGGCTCGAACACTGTATGGCGATCATGAGCGCTTTGAACAAACCTATTTTTCCACGTTTAAAGGTATGTATTTCAGTGGCGATGGCGCTAGACGTGATGAAGATGGCTATTACTGGATAACAGGGCGAGTTGATGATGTTCTGAATATTTCAGGCCATCGTTTGGGAACCGCAGAAATTGAGTCGGCTTTGGTTTCATATCCCAAAATAGCTGAAGCCGCCGTCGTGGGTATCCCTCATCATATCAAAGGCCAAGCTATTTACGCTTATGTCACGCTTATTCATGGTGAAGAACCTTCTCCTGAACTGTACACCGAAGTCAGAAATTGGGTTCGTAAAGAAATCGGGCCAATTGCAACTCCCGATATTCTTCACTGGACAGATTCTCTGCCCAAAACACGTTCAGGAAAAATCATGCGACGTATTTTGCGCAAAATTGCTTCTGGAGATACCAGTAACTTAGGAGATACCTCAACTCTAGCCGATCCGGGGGTGGTGGAAAAATTACTGGAAGAAAAACAATCAATCAATATGCCGTAA
- the sodA gene encoding superoxide dismutase [Mn] yields MSYSLPSLPYAYDALEPHFDKPTMEIHHTKHHQTYVTNTNTALEAFPELSKLDIDDLVQQLDKIPADKRTFIRNNAGGHSNHSLFWKGLKLGTVLDGALKAAIERDFGSVDSFKEKFEQAAATRFGSGWAWLVLKDNGKLAVVSTANQDSPLMGEEIAGASGYPIVGLDVWEHAYYLKYQNRRPDYIKAFWNVVNWDEAARRYEEKIK; encoded by the coding sequence ATGAGCTATTCACTGCCTTCTTTACCTTACGCTTATGACGCGTTAGAGCCTCATTTCGATAAACCGACGATGGAAATTCATCATACTAAACACCATCAGACGTATGTCACTAACACCAATACCGCACTGGAAGCTTTCCCCGAATTAAGCAAACTGGATATTGATGATCTCGTCCAGCAACTCGATAAAATTCCAGCAGATAAACGTACTTTTATTCGTAACAATGCAGGTGGTCATTCAAACCACAGCCTGTTTTGGAAAGGATTAAAACTGGGTACAGTATTGGATGGTGCGTTGAAAGCGGCCATTGAGCGTGATTTTGGGAGCGTTGACAGCTTCAAAGAAAAATTTGAGCAGGCGGCAGCTACCCGTTTTGGTTCTGGTTGGGCATGGCTGGTGCTGAAAGATAATGGCAAACTTGCTGTTGTTTCAACAGCGAATCAGGATAGCCCACTGATGGGGGAAGAAATCGCGGGAGCTTCTGGTTACCCGATTGTAGGTTTGGATGTATGGGAACATGCTTATTACCTGAAATATCAGAATCGGCGCCCTGACTATATCAAAGCGTTTTGGAATGTCGTCAACTGGGACGAAGCAGCAAGACGTTATGAAGAAAAAATAAAGTAA
- the yiiM gene encoding 6-hydroxyaminopurine reductase yields MYYPQIYRGKISSLGTLDFSAINKLVVDGRLYLTSLGLEGDEQAEIRFHGGPDRALCHYPREHYLFWKRQFTELTELFYSPFFGENISTEGMTEENVYIGDIFQWGEAMIQVTQPRSPCYKLNLITGIANFSAIMQDKGYCGWLYRVISQGFVSAADPLKLLSRNSDVSVKDAISIAFHSPFDEKQYQRLMGAAGLSASWNLTMQKRILYGKIEDFNRRLLGK; encoded by the coding sequence ATGTATTACCCACAAATATATAGAGGTAAGATATCGTCGTTAGGAACACTGGATTTTAGTGCAATCAATAAACTGGTGGTGGATGGTCGATTGTATCTGACCTCTCTTGGGCTGGAAGGTGATGAACAAGCCGAAATCCGTTTTCATGGTGGCCCTGATCGTGCGCTTTGTCATTATCCGAGAGAACATTATCTATTTTGGAAAAGGCAATTTACTGAGTTAACTGAATTATTTTATTCTCCCTTTTTTGGTGAAAATATATCAACGGAGGGGATGACAGAAGAGAATGTTTACATTGGGGATATTTTCCAATGGGGAGAAGCAATGATTCAGGTGACACAGCCTCGTTCTCCTTGCTACAAACTTAATCTTATTACTGGAATTGCGAACTTTTCGGCCATTATGCAAGATAAAGGATATTGTGGCTGGTTATATCGGGTCATCTCTCAGGGTTTTGTCAGTGCTGCTGATCCATTGAAATTATTAAGTCGAAATAGTGATGTTTCTGTTAAGGATGCCATTTCCATCGCTTTCCATAGCCCATTTGATGAGAAGCAATACCAACGTTTAATGGGGGCTGCAGGGTTATCTGCTAGCTGGAATCTGACGATGCAAAAGCGGATATTGTATGGAAAAATAGAAGATTTTAATCGTCGTTTATTAGGAAAATAA
- the trpS gene encoding tryptophan--tRNA ligase: MNDPTVMKLNSQKPIVFSGAQPSGELTIGNYLGALRQWVKMQDEYDCIYCIVNQHAITVRQDPDELKKRTLDTLALYLACGIDPKKSTIFVQSHVPQHTQLSWVLNCYTYFGELSRMTQFKDKSARYAENINAGLFDYPVLMAADILLYQANQIPVGSDQKQHLELTRDLALRFNALYGDIFTVPEPFIPQGGARVMSLQDPNKKMSKSDDNRNNVIALLEDPKSVAKKIKRAVTDSEEPPRVRYDLENKPGVSNLLDILAGVTGKTIPELEAEFEGKMYGHLKGAVADAVCEMLAGLQERFHHFRHDEILLNQIMAEGAVKAQARAQATLDKVYEAVGFIAYP; encoded by the coding sequence ATGAATGACCCCACTGTAATGAAATTAAACTCCCAAAAACCTATTGTATTCAGCGGTGCACAACCCTCCGGTGAATTAACCATCGGTAACTATCTGGGGGCATTGCGTCAGTGGGTTAAAATGCAAGATGAATATGATTGCATCTACTGCATCGTTAACCAGCATGCCATTACCGTTCGCCAGGATCCCGATGAACTCAAAAAACGCACGCTGGATACACTAGCACTTTATCTTGCCTGTGGTATTGATCCAAAGAAAAGCACCATTTTTGTTCAGTCACATGTTCCGCAACATACTCAATTGAGTTGGGTGCTGAACTGCTACACTTATTTTGGCGAACTCAGTCGCATGACTCAATTCAAGGATAAATCAGCCCGTTATGCAGAAAATATCAATGCCGGTCTGTTTGATTATCCTGTTCTAATGGCGGCTGATATTTTGCTTTACCAGGCTAATCAAATCCCCGTGGGAAGTGACCAAAAACAGCATCTTGAACTGACCCGTGATTTAGCACTGCGCTTTAATGCCTTATACGGTGATATTTTCACTGTGCCGGAACCATTCATTCCGCAAGGCGGTGCCCGCGTGATGTCATTGCAAGATCCGAATAAGAAAATGTCAAAGTCAGATGATAACCGCAATAACGTGATTGCCCTGCTAGAAGATCCAAAATCTGTCGCCAAGAAAATTAAACGAGCAGTTACTGATTCCGAAGAACCACCTCGTGTACGTTATGATCTGGAAAACAAACCGGGTGTTTCCAATTTGCTGGATATTCTTGCCGGTGTCACAGGTAAAACAATACCTGAACTGGAAGCTGAGTTTGAAGGCAAAATGTATGGCCATTTGAAGGGCGCAGTTGCCGATGCAGTATGTGAAATGCTGGCAGGTTTACAAGAGCGTTTCCATCATTTCCGTCATGACGAAATTCTGCTTAACCAAATAATGGCAGAAGGTGCCGTTAAAGCACAAGCTCGTGCTCAGGCAACTCTGGATAAGGTCTACGAGGCTGTTGGCTTTATTGCTTATCCGTAA
- a CDS encoding phosphoglycolate phosphatase — protein MKNNVIKGIRAIAFDLDGTLVDSAGGLAAALDQALIAKGLPAAGKERVAVWIGNGADVMVERALTWAGADLSPELHRETRKLFDKFYETSVITGSQLFPHVKETLAELAQHHLPMAIVTNKPTSFIAPLLESLGISEFFSLILGGDDVKEKKPHPAPLYLTMGMFGLHKEELLFVGDSRNDILAAQAAGCPCVGLTYGYNYGESITLSQPNYVLANFPDLLPTIGFSTLKQQSTFKRQEA, from the coding sequence ATGAAAAATAACGTCATAAAAGGAATTCGTGCCATTGCTTTTGATTTAGATGGCACACTGGTAGACAGTGCAGGTGGTCTGGCGGCGGCATTGGATCAAGCCCTGATTGCCAAAGGATTACCCGCAGCGGGTAAAGAACGCGTTGCGGTCTGGATTGGCAATGGCGCTGATGTCATGGTTGAGCGGGCATTAACATGGGCGGGAGCCGATCTTTCTCCCGAACTACATCGTGAAACACGCAAGCTGTTTGATAAATTTTATGAAACTAGCGTCATCACCGGCAGCCAACTGTTTCCTCATGTAAAAGAAACATTGGCAGAATTGGCACAACATCATCTACCAATGGCGATAGTAACCAATAAACCAACATCGTTTATTGCTCCATTACTGGAATCATTAGGTATCAGTGAATTCTTTTCATTGATCCTGGGTGGTGACGATGTTAAAGAGAAAAAGCCTCATCCCGCGCCGCTATATCTGACCATGGGCATGTTTGGCTTACATAAAGAAGAGTTACTTTTCGTTGGCGATTCTCGTAATGATATTTTGGCGGCACAAGCCGCTGGTTGCCCTTGCGTTGGCCTAACCTATGGATATAACTACGGAGAATCTATAACATTAAGCCAGCCAAATTATGTCTTGGCGAATTTCCCGGATTTACTCCCAACTATTGGATTTTCCACGTTGAAACAACAATCCACTTTCAAAAGACAGGAAGCGTAA
- the rpe gene encoding ribulose-phosphate 3-epimerase — MKKDFLIAPSILSADFARLGEDTAKVLQAGADVVHFDVMDNHYVPNLTVGPMVCQALRNYGITAPIDVHLMVKPVDRIIPDFAKAGATYITFHPEASEHLDRTLQLIKEQGCKAGLVFNPATPLNYLDYVLDKLDVILLMSVNPGFGGQSFIPETLKKLRQVRRIIDESGYDIRLEVDGGIKPCNIAEVAQAGADMFVAGSAIFSQPDYKAVIDEMRHELSKVA; from the coding sequence ATGAAGAAAGACTTTCTGATCGCACCATCCATTCTATCCGCCGATTTTGCTCGATTAGGTGAAGATACCGCTAAGGTTTTGCAAGCAGGTGCTGATGTTGTGCACTTTGATGTGATGGATAACCATTATGTGCCAAATCTGACTGTCGGACCAATGGTCTGTCAGGCACTGAGAAATTATGGTATTACCGCACCCATTGATGTTCACCTGATGGTAAAACCGGTTGATCGCATTATTCCTGATTTTGCCAAAGCAGGTGCAACCTATATCACTTTCCATCCCGAAGCGAGTGAACATCTCGATCGCACCTTGCAACTTATCAAAGAACAGGGCTGTAAAGCAGGCTTAGTTTTCAACCCAGCAACACCGCTGAACTATCTTGATTACGTATTGGATAAACTGGATGTGATTTTGTTAATGTCCGTCAACCCCGGTTTTGGTGGTCAGTCGTTCATCCCAGAAACATTGAAAAAACTGCGGCAAGTGCGCAGAATCATTGATGAGAGTGGATACGATATTCGTCTTGAAGTTGATGGTGGCATCAAACCCTGTAATATTGCGGAAGTGGCTCAGGCTGGCGCTGATATGTTCGTTGCGGGTTCTGCTATTTTCAGTCAGCCAGATTATAAAGCGGTTATCGATGAGATGCGCCACGAATTATCAAAGGTAGCATAA
- the dam gene encoding adenine-specific DNA-methyltransferase translates to MKKKRAFLKWAGGKYPLVDDIKRHLPEGDCLIEPFVGAGSVFLNTEYDSYILSDINSDLINLYDTVKFRADEFINHVRPLFSSEFNTSENFYRLREEFNKSTDPFYRSMLFLYLNRHCYNGLCRYNSRGEFNVPFGRYKKPYFPEDELYWFAEKSQKATFICQHYKIALDNAPKSSVVYCDPPYAPLSATANFTAYHTNSFNLLDQENLAKIAYHLSSQKDIPVLISNHDTPMTREWYHQASLYIVKARRTISRNILARGKVDELLALYRQK, encoded by the coding sequence ATGAAAAAAAAACGCGCTTTCTTAAAATGGGCCGGTGGAAAATACCCCTTGGTGGATGATATTAAACGTCATCTGCCAGAGGGCGATTGCTTGATTGAGCCATTTGTTGGCGCAGGCTCGGTATTTCTAAATACCGAATATGATTCTTACATTTTGTCAGATATCAATAGCGATCTGATCAACCTGTACGATACCGTAAAGTTTCGTGCAGATGAGTTTATTAATCATGTCCGTCCATTATTTTCATCGGAGTTCAACACTTCCGAAAACTTTTATCGCCTGAGAGAAGAGTTCAACAAAAGCACAGATCCTTTTTATCGCAGTATGCTGTTTCTTTATCTGAATCGTCACTGCTATAACGGCCTTTGTCGCTATAATTCTCGAGGTGAATTTAACGTTCCTTTCGGGCGCTATAAAAAGCCCTATTTTCCTGAAGATGAGCTTTACTGGTTTGCAGAAAAATCCCAGAAGGCAACGTTCATCTGCCAACATTACAAAATCGCATTGGATAATGCGCCAAAAAGCTCAGTGGTTTACTGTGATCCTCCGTATGCCCCACTTTCGGCTACGGCTAACTTTACAGCCTACCATACCAATAGTTTTAATCTTCTTGATCAGGAAAATCTGGCGAAAATTGCCTATCATCTCTCGTCTCAAAAAGATATTCCGGTGCTTATCTCTAATCATGACACGCCGATGACACGAGAATGGTATCACCAGGCTTCCCTTTACATTGTTAAGGCTCGCCGGACAATCAGTAGAAATATTCTTGCCCGAGGTAAAGTTGATGAACTTTTGGCGTTATACCGCCAGAAGTGA
- a CDS encoding SPOR domain-containing protein — MDELKSENKQKIDNELKPDTSDRSSQRSRKPFNPPKFAVSRQQMMIGIGILVLLLLIIAISSALKSPTGHENSPSSNAAKGIDLSGSSSLSSPPSDNEQATPSEPTTDGVHELSPPPITSPQDKAFPATKETGSYNQRIELPGDISDALNQQQSNINNAVQNNLVQPPVKPAQPTTTSPVEQKKPEKVAPRHHVEKSQQDHKVREENHTKTIKKSVSTTNQANGDDLLKAPANRFTLQLSSAGRSDTLSAFAKKNNLSHFKVYETKRDGKAWFILIHGNYRSVSDAKKAISTLPVEVQAKKPWVRKLQQVQQDLKR, encoded by the coding sequence GTGGACGAATTAAAATCAGAAAATAAACAAAAAATAGACAATGAGTTAAAACCCGATACTTCAGATCGCAGCTCTCAGCGATCCAGAAAACCATTTAATCCCCCCAAGTTCGCCGTATCCCGTCAACAAATGATGATTGGTATTGGCATTTTGGTGCTTCTGCTTCTGATTATAGCCATCAGCTCGGCATTAAAATCTCCCACCGGTCATGAAAATTCACCCTCTTCAAATGCAGCAAAGGGCATCGATCTTTCGGGGTCTTCTTCACTTTCATCCCCTCCCTCAGACAATGAGCAAGCAACCCCATCAGAGCCAACAACTGACGGTGTACATGAACTCAGCCCACCCCCCATAACGAGTCCGCAAGACAAAGCGTTTCCTGCCACAAAAGAAACAGGGAGCTATAACCAGCGTATCGAGTTACCCGGTGATATTTCTGATGCGTTGAATCAACAACAAAGTAACATAAATAATGCCGTGCAAAACAATCTGGTACAACCACCGGTAAAACCGGCTCAACCAACGACGACGTCGCCAGTAGAACAGAAAAAACCAGAGAAGGTTGCACCACGGCATCATGTAGAAAAATCGCAACAAGACCATAAGGTCAGAGAGGAAAATCACACCAAAACGATCAAGAAATCTGTGTCAACGACGAATCAGGCCAATGGTGATGATCTGCTGAAAGCGCCAGCAAACCGATTCACACTCCAATTGAGTAGTGCCGGCCGTTCTGATACTTTAAGCGCCTTCGCGAAAAAGAATAACCTTTCTCACTTTAAGGTTTATGAAACCAAACGCGATGGCAAAGCATGGTTTATCTTGATCCACGGTAATTATCGTTCTGTTTCTGATGCCAAAAAAGCCATTTCCACACTCCCGGTGGAAGTCCAGGCCAAAAAACCCTGGGTCAGAAAACTACAACAAGTTCAGCAAGATCTGAAAAGATAA
- the aroB gene encoding 3-dehydroquinate synthase, protein MEQVTVTLGERSYPITIAEGLFSDNGAFNPLQAGQQVMIVTNETLAPLYLDQVKSTLQAMALRVNEVILPDGEQHKSLFVLNDIYSALLENNHGRDTTLIALGGGVIGDMTGFAAASYQRGVRFIQVPTTLLSQVDSSVGGKTGVNHPLGKNMIGAFYQPASVIIDLNCLKTLPAQELYSGLAEVIKYGIILDGEFFCWLEENIEKLLALDSQAMAYCIRRCCELKAWVVAADEQERSGIRALLNLGHTFGHAIEAEMGYGVWLHGQAVAAGMVMAARAAELVGTFSKQDTQRIIQLLTRAKLPVNGPATMSPDAYLPHMMRDKKVSAGKLHLVLPTTIGEAKLRSDIGKDVVLEAIRLCQPSSR, encoded by the coding sequence ATGGAACAAGTGACTGTTACGTTAGGTGAAAGAAGCTATCCCATTACCATAGCTGAAGGGCTATTTTCTGACAATGGGGCATTCAATCCCCTGCAAGCGGGTCAGCAGGTCATGATAGTGACCAATGAAACACTTGCTCCCCTGTATCTTGATCAGGTGAAATCCACATTGCAGGCAATGGCTCTTCGGGTAAATGAAGTTATTTTGCCTGATGGTGAACAACACAAATCGCTTTTTGTGCTCAATGACATTTATTCTGCCTTACTGGAGAATAATCATGGTCGCGACACAACACTTATCGCTCTAGGTGGTGGCGTCATCGGTGATATGACGGGGTTTGCCGCAGCGAGTTATCAACGCGGCGTTCGTTTCATCCAAGTACCCACCACCTTACTCTCTCAGGTTGACTCTTCCGTTGGTGGAAAAACAGGGGTCAACCATCCTCTTGGCAAAAACATGATCGGTGCTTTTTATCAACCTGCATCGGTTATTATCGATCTCAATTGTCTAAAAACATTGCCTGCTCAAGAACTGTATTCAGGTCTGGCTGAAGTCATTAAATACGGCATCATTCTGGACGGTGAGTTCTTTTGCTGGCTTGAAGAAAATATTGAGAAATTACTGGCTCTCGACAGTCAGGCAATGGCCTATTGCATCCGTCGTTGTTGTGAACTCAAAGCATGGGTTGTCGCGGCTGATGAGCAAGAACGGAGTGGAATACGCGCATTATTAAACCTCGGTCATACCTTTGGTCATGCCATTGAAGCTGAAATGGGTTATGGCGTCTGGCTGCATGGTCAGGCAGTTGCTGCAGGTATGGTGATGGCGGCAAGGGCAGCTGAACTCGTCGGGACATTCTCAAAACAAGATACCCAACGTATCATTCAATTATTGACGCGAGCCAAACTGCCGGTCAATGGCCCTGCGACAATGTCTCCTGATGCTTATTTACCTCATATGATGCGTGACAAAAAAGTTTCGGCCGGGAAACTGCATCTGGTACTACCCACAACCATTGGGGAAGCAAAACTTCGTTCTGATATTGGGAAAGACGTTGTATTGGAGGCTATTCGTCTATGCCAACCCTCTTCCCGCTAG
- the aroK gene encoding shikimate kinase AroK: protein MAEKRNIFLVGPMGAGKSTIGRQLAQQLNMEFYDSDQEIERRTGADVGWVFDVEGEEGFRDREEKIINELTEKQGIVLATGGGSVTSKETRNRLSARGVVVYLETTIEKQLARTQRDKKRPLLQVDAPAREVLENLADERNPLYEEIADVTIRTDEQSAKVVANQIIELLEKN from the coding sequence ATGGCAGAGAAACGCAATATCTTTCTGGTTGGGCCTATGGGTGCCGGCAAAAGCACTATTGGTCGTCAGTTAGCTCAGCAACTCAATATGGAGTTTTACGACTCTGATCAAGAAATTGAGCGACGTACCGGAGCTGACGTGGGCTGGGTATTTGATGTGGAAGGCGAAGAAGGCTTCCGCGACCGCGAAGAAAAAATAATTAACGAACTGACTGAAAAACAAGGCATCGTATTGGCTACCGGAGGGGGTTCAGTTACATCAAAAGAAACCCGCAATCGCCTGTCTGCCCGTGGTGTGGTCGTCTATTTAGAAACAACCATCGAAAAACAGTTAGCTCGTACCCAGCGCGATAAAAAACGCCCTTTACTTCAAGTTGATGCACCAGCACGAGAAGTTTTAGAAAATTTGGCTGATGAGCGTAATCCTCTTTATGAGGAAATTGCTGATGTGACTATTCGCACAGATGAGCAAAGCGCCAAAGTCGTCGCTAACCAAATCATTGAGTTATTGGAAAAAAACTGA
- the pilQ gene encoding type IV pilus secretin PilQ, with protein MNNPLLLILTCLLLPLFSYAIGNSTAESHAGKHHVEEHHVEEHYVEKQPDFDMPVRDPFQPPISPIENDADLSLTTQNEQEQEIEYQTIPLKYADAEHIAEQLQKNQPALLTKWGKIEHDPLTNSLILEDKFDAITRIRNWLKEADTPQQQVQITAHIVTSSKEALHELGIHWGVNADPHHQSVGLNRLNLHQPAGNQRHRLVLNTARIHASLLELELSALEQENQLEIIASPRLTASHQQPASIKQGSDIPYIVQDKDKTTVQFKEAVLGMEVTPYILRQGKIRLALKISQNAPGFPINQGGNENLAIDKQEIATQVTVKNGETLILGGIFQQKKTTSLQKVPYLSDLPLLGALFNQTGEQNSRRELVIFVTPQLTDI; from the coding sequence ATGAACAATCCTCTGTTGCTCATTTTAACTTGCCTCTTGCTACCACTATTTAGTTATGCCATAGGGAACTCGACGGCAGAATCTCATGCGGGAAAACATCATGTGGAAGAGCATCATGTGGAAGAACATTATGTGGAAAAACAGCCAGATTTCGACATGCCAGTCAGAGATCCATTTCAGCCCCCAATATCTCCGATAGAGAATGACGCTGATTTATCCTTAACAACGCAGAATGAGCAAGAACAAGAGATCGAATATCAGACAATCCCCCTGAAGTATGCCGATGCCGAACACATAGCAGAGCAATTGCAAAAAAATCAACCCGCGCTACTGACAAAGTGGGGGAAAATTGAACACGACCCTTTAACCAACAGCCTGATCCTGGAAGATAAATTTGATGCCATTACCCGTATCAGAAATTGGCTGAAAGAAGCAGATACCCCGCAACAACAAGTACAAATTACTGCCCATATTGTGACCAGCAGCAAAGAAGCTTTACATGAATTAGGCATTCACTGGGGAGTCAACGCTGATCCACATCATCAATCAGTGGGGCTGAATCGCCTAAACCTACATCAGCCAGCCGGGAACCAACGCCATAGATTAGTACTGAATACCGCTCGTATTCATGCCAGCTTGCTAGAATTGGAACTCAGTGCACTGGAACAGGAAAACCAACTTGAGATCATTGCCAGCCCACGGCTAACAGCCTCACACCAACAGCCAGCCAGTATCAAACAAGGTTCTGATATTCCGTATATTGTCCAGGACAAAGATAAAACAACGGTTCAGTTTAAGGAGGCGGTATTGGGCATGGAAGTCACTCCTTATATTTTGAGGCAGGGTAAAATCCGGCTTGCACTGAAAATCAGTCAGAATGCCCCCGGTTTCCCGATTAACCAGGGAGGGAATGAAAATTTGGCCATTGATAAACAGGAGATCGCGACCCAAGTTACGGTTAAAAATGGGGAAACGTTGATTCTTGGCGGGATCTTTCAACAGAAAAAAACCACAAGTTTACAAAAAGTACCTTATTTGTCAGACCTTCCCCTTTTGGGCGCATTATTTAACCAAACAGGAGAACAAAATAGCCGAAGAGAACTCGTCATTTTTGTGACACCTCAATTGACCGATATTTAA